One Heyndrickxia oleronia genomic window, TCTAGAATTTACGAACAAGAACAATTCTCCATTGAAGATTGTGCAAGATTATTGGCACAAGCTGCTGTCGGGGAAGGAAACATATATATTAAAGGTTTTAATGAGATGGAGTCAGTGACCATTGAAGCATTAAATGGTGCAGAACCATTTTTAAATGCCCAGCTCTTAACAGACATAAACGCAGTTACTGATGCGGATCGAGTATTATTAATCACAAGATTTTCCAATGATAAAGAAGCAATAGATCTTGCCGAAAAATTAGTAGCATCCCATATCCCTTTTGCTGCAATTTCTGGAAAATTGAAGAGTGAAACCAATGATCTGCAAAATTTAGCAGATGTACATATCCATACATCTCTACTCAAACCGATGCTTCCTACAGAAACTGGTGATAGAGTCTGTTTCCCTTCTTCAATGACTGCTCTATTTATTTACCATTGTATAAAGCTTGCCTTTGATGACATCATGGAGGAATACTAGAAACACATTCACGCTGTTTTCATATAATTTATTGCTTTTGTAAACGCCCATTCCCGGCTTATAGAGCAGAATAAAATAAACCCCTTAGCGAATTTTTGGAGAGACCCAAATAAATGAGACAAGGAAAAAACACCCCCTGAATCGTATTAATACAATATGATTCTTAGGAGGGTGTTTTTCTATGGGCACAAGAGTACATTACGCAGAAGAAGTAAAATGGGAAGTAATTAAAATGAAACAAGCTGGAATGACAAACAAAGAAATAATGGAACAACTGGGGATAAAAAATAAGACTCAAATTAAAACATGGATGCGATGGTACAAAACAGGCCAAACCTATCGATTTTCGCAACAAGTTGGAAAACAATATTCCTACGGTAAAGAATCGGAGGAAATGAGTGAGCTAGAAGAATTAAAACTAAAGAATAAACAGCTAGAGGCTCAATTGGCAATTATAAAAAAGTACCAGGAGATCGAAAGGAGTTGGAGCCACGAGTCATTGTCCAAGTTGTAGAAGAACTCTCAGCCACTTTTAAAATAATTGATATTCTTGGAGTATTAGGCATACCTAAGTCAACATATTACCGTTGGAAAAAGAAGTATAAAAAAGTTGAGCTAACTTCATTAGAAGAGCTAGTAATCAAGCTGTGTAAGAAAAACTTCTATCACTATGGTCATCGTAAAATTAAATCCATCCTAAACAGAAAGTATGGGATAAATGTAAACCGCAAAACTGTACAAAAAATTATGCAAAAGTTTGAGATTCAGTGTCAAGTTAAGAAGAAGCGACAAAAGTACATTTGTGGTGAGAGTAATATTATTGTGCCGAACACTCTCAATCGTAATTTTAAAGCAAGCCGATTAAATGAAAAATGGGTAACCGACATTACCTACTTACCTTATGGCTCGACTATGTTATATTTATCAACGATTATGGACTTATATAACAACGAAATAGTGGCTTACAAAATAGGTACGAGCCAAGATATTAACCTAGTATTAGACACATTGAGGGAAGCTGTAGAATTACGTAAACCAGTAGGGTTACTTCTTCATAGCGACCAGGGATCTGTCTATACTTCACATGCATATCAGAATTTGGCCAAAGAAAAAGGCATTACCACAAGCATGTCTCGAAAAGGAAACTGCCATGATAATGCCGTCATTGAATCCTTTCACTCCTCGCTAAAGTCGGAAGGATTCAACGCTCAAAGTAGAGCATCTATATCCAATTCTAAAGTAGTACAAATTGTAAATCAATACATGTATCGATATAATCATGTACGAATTCAGGCAAAATT contains:
- a CDS encoding DUF2529 family protein, with product MKMFLTQTNGLFSRIYEQEQFSIEDCARLLAQAAVGEGNIYIKGFNEMESVTIEALNGAEPFLNAQLLTDINAVTDADRVLLITRFSNDKEAIDLAEKLVASHIPFAAISGKLKSETNDLQNLADVHIHTSLLKPMLPTETGDRVCFPSSMTALFIYHCIKLAFDDIMEEY
- a CDS encoding IS3 family transposase (programmed frameshift) yields the protein MGTRVHYAEEVKWEVIKMKQAGMTNKEIMEQLGIKNKTQIKTWMRWYKTGQTYRFSQQVGKQYSYGKESEEMSELEELKLKNKQLEAQLAIIKKVPGDRKELEPRVIVQVVEELSATFKIIDILGVLGIPKSTYYRWKKKYKKVELTSLEELVIKLCKKNFYHYGHRKIKSILNRKYGINVNRKTVQKIMQKFEIQCQVKKKRQKYICGESNIIVPNTLNRNFKASRLNEKWVTDITYLPYGSTMLYLSTIMDLYNNEIVAYKIGTSQDINLVLDTLREAVELRKPVGLLLHSDQGSVYTSHAYQNLAKEKGITTSMSRKGNCHDNAVIESFHSSLKSEGFNAQSRASISNSKVVQIVNQYMYRYNHVRIQAKLNYLSPLEYRGQAA